The following proteins are encoded in a genomic region of Ananas comosus cultivar F153 linkage group 25, ASM154086v1, whole genome shotgun sequence:
- the LOC109728996 gene encoding uncharacterized protein LOC109728996, with amino-acid sequence MNCAGSEICMNALSRSFAYRATKTLDLSGARQKKLVEAEQGSSIRLLDICGAMRDNSAAMKEHVQDVRSAVRRGDEAAIESKVQAFIRASKKLNKEAKKQMDHNKFAALSATKEDRGQSTAIQILIKAREVTVSVLQSILSFLSTRIVKPKTSKWSLVSRTLHKRRVACEEECEIDASFFCSCSLKDFNEEKRANAQNQLRTLEATVEGLEEGLECLFRRLIQCRVQLLNILSS; translated from the coding sequence ATGAATTGTGCAGGCTCGGAGATTTGCATGAATGCATTGTCAAGGTCCTTCGCTTACCGAGCAACCAAAACGCTAGATCTCTCCGGTGCCCGCCAAAAGAAACTGGTAGAAGCAGAGCAGGGAAGCTCAATTAGATTGCTGGACATTTGCGGTGCAATGAGGGATAACTCAGCGGCAATGAAAGAGCATGTTCAAGACGTCCGATCGGCCGTCAGAAGAGGAGATGAAGCGGCTATCGAAAGCAAAGTGCAGGCTTTCATTCGCGCGAGTAAGAAATTGAACAAGGAAGCCAAGAAGCAAATGGATCATAACAAGTTCGCAGCGCTTTCCGCCACTAAAGAGGATCGGGGTCAGTCGACTGCCATACAGATACTGATCAAAGCAAGAGAGGTCACCGTCAGCGTCCTCCAATCCATTTTATCATTCTTGTCGACGAGAATTGTAAAGCCGAAGACCAGCAAGTGGTCTCTCGTCTCGAGGACGCTGCACAAGCGGAGAGTAGCATGCGAAGAGGAGTGCGAGATCGATGCATCGTTcttttgttcttgttctttgaaGGATTTTAATGAAGAGAAGAGAGCGAATGCGCAAAATCAATTGCGAACATTGGAGGCCACAGTTGAAGGTCTAGAAGAAGGATTAGAATGCCTGTTCAGGAGATTGATCCAATGTAGAGTCCAACTACTAAATATCCTCAGTTCATAG
- the LOC109728995 gene encoding uncharacterized protein LOC109728995, with product MINLITSRTSSFPFLQFTAKGEPCNLGAKMACHLRSISMPTTPHSVVLRVEDELQKLRASAASLSLTAHIRLYESVEELLLLPSNQKGLSHSLQKKWVERELEESVALLDICSTARENLAALKVHIQELHLALRRGKDAAIESKVQAYVRSAKKANKDMKKQRGAICRIKEDQDQSKTIRLLVEAREVTISFLQRALSLLSKQMVEPKNSKWSIISKTFHKRRVSCEEEQKDDALFFGSCSIKNLDDNGTLKARKQLHTLEAFIEGLENGLECLFRQLIQNRVSLLNICSS from the coding sequence ATGATCAATCTCATCACATCCAGAACTTCCTCTTTTCCCTTTCTTCAATTTACCGCAAAAGGAGAACCTTGTAATTTAGGAGCCAAAATGGCTTGCCATCTCCGATCGATCAGCATGCCCACAACTCCCCATTCCGTCGTGCTCAGAGTTGAAGACGAGCTACAGAAGCTAAGAGCTTCCGCAGCTTCACTCTCTTTAACAGCGCATATTAGATTATATGAATCCGTCGAGGAGCTTCTTTTATTGCCAAGCAACCAAAAAGGTCTCTCCCACTCGCTACAAAAGAAATGGGTGGAGAGAGAACTAGAGGAGTCCGTCGCATTGCTCGACATCTGTAGCACAGCGCGGGAAAACTTGGCTGCATTGAAAGTGCATATTCAGGAACTCCATTTGGCGCTTCGAAGAGGAAAAGATGCGGCTATTGAAAGCAAAGTGCAAGCTTATGTTCGTTCGGCAAAGAAGGCTAATAAGGATATGAAGAAGCAGCGTGGAGCCATTTGTCGCATCAAAGAGGATCAAGATCAGTCAAAGACAATCAGGCTATTGGTCGAAGCAAGAGAGGTCACAATCTCTTTCCTCCAACGTGCTTTGTCGCTTCTGTCGAAACAAATGGTCGAGCCCAAGAATAGCAAGTGGTCTATTATCTCAAAGACATTTCACAAGCGGCGAGTGTCATGTGAGGAGGAGCAAAAGGATGATGCCTTATTCTTTGGTTCTTGTTCTATCAAGAATTTGGATGACAACGGGACTTTGAAGGCGCGGAAGCAATTGCATACATTGGAGGCCTTCATCGAAGGTCTTGAGAATGGATTAGAGTGCTTATTTAGGCAACTGATCCAAAATAGAGTCTCTCTTCTGAATATCTGCAGCTCATAA
- the LOC109703680 gene encoding uncharacterized protein LOC109703680 has translation MACHLRSISLPSRSHSVELRCEEELKKLKACVVTLSATAETMCDGLRGGLGDLYECIEEALRLPSNQNALSCPHQKELVEAELECSIRLLDLCGAMRDNLGAMKEHVQDVRSALRRADDAAIESKMQALIRLTKKANKDIKTQISKNRGATSHSKEDHDVPTTVKLLKESREITVSLLESVISFLSTKTAKPKTSKWSLVSRTLSKRKVACGEEHDGGDASILSSYAFKDNEEKRMKAHNQLQTLETTIEGIETGLECLFRRLIQSRVSLLNVLSL, from the coding sequence ATGGCTTGCCATCTCAGATCCATCAGCTTGCCCTCGAGATCGCATTCTGTCGAGCTCAGGTGCGAAGAAGAGCTCAAAAAGCTGAAGGCTTGTGTGGTCACATTGTCAGCAACTGCCGAGACGATGTGCGATGGATTAAGGGGTGGTCTTGGAGATTTGTATGAATGTATTGAGGAGGCTCTTCGCTTACCGAGCAACCAAAATGCTCTTTCCTGTCCGCACCAAAAGGAATTGGTCGAAGCGGAGCTCGAATGCTCTATCAGATTGTTGGACCTTTGCGGTGCAATGAGGGATAATTTGGGTGCAATGAAAGAGCATGTTCAAGATGTCCGATCGGCCCTTCGAAGAGCAGATGATGCAGCTATTGAAAGCAAAATGCAGGCTCTCATTCGTTTGACTAAGAAGGCGAACAAGGATATCAAGACGCAAATCAGTAAAAACCGCGGAGCTACTTCTCATAGCAAAGAGGATCATGATGTACCGACAACGGTTAAACTATTGAAAGAATCAAGAGAGATAACCGTCTCCCTCCTCGAATCTGTTATATCATTTTTGTCCACCAAAACGGCGAAACCAAAGACTAGCAAGTGGTCACTTGTCTCAAGGACATTGAGCAAGAGGAAAGTGGCATGTGGAGAAGAGCACGACGGCGGCGATGCCTCAATCTTGTCATCTTATGCCTTTAAGGATAACGAGGAGAAGAGAATGAAGGCGCACAATCAATTGCAGACATTGGAGACCACCATTGAAGGTATAGAAACAGGATTAGAATGCTTGTTTAGGCGACTAATCCAAAGTAGAGTCTCACTCCTAAATGTCCTCAGCTTGTGA
- the LOC109703678 gene encoding uncharacterized protein LOC109703678, protein MKLCQKFQALISGVSCESIPSQHLHFTLFSYLTRKRIQALRMQMACHLRSVSLPTRPHSLVLKVDKELQKLRDCVASPSSTAEMICNAFEGIRNLNECIEELVCLPSNRNGLLHTQQKKLVEEELERSVEVLDLCGKMRDTLATRKVHIQDLLSALRRGRYAAMASKVQSCIRSVKTGDKDIKKMMTSKHGPLSSIKENSDLFIVVRLLRESREITASLLQSVLSFLCNQIVRPKSSNWSFVSKAFNKKKVACEEWQEVANFAFASYSCKDMDNERVSRIRKQLQTLEANIEGLENGVDFLFRRLIQTRVAPLNVLSS, encoded by the coding sequence ATGAAACTGTGCCAGAAGTTTCAGGCTCTTATAAGTGGAGTATCTTGCGAATCGATTCCATCACAACATCTTCATTTCACTCTTTTTAGCTACTTGACTAGGAAGAGAATTCAAGCATTAAGAATGCAGATGGCGTGCCATCTCCGATCCGTTAGCTTGCCCACTAGACCCCATTCCCTTGTGCTCAAGGTCGACAAAGAGCTGCAGAAGCTGCGAGATTGCGTGGCTTCTCCCTCCTCAACAGCCGAAATGATTTGCAACGCATTCGAAGGGATTAGAAATCTGAATGAGTGCATTGAGGAGCTCGTTTGTTTGCCGAGCAACCGAAATGGTCTCTTGCACACACAACAGAAGAAATTGGTGGAGGAAGAACTGGAGAGATCGGTCGAGGTACTTGATCTCTGTGGCAAAATGCGCGATACATTGGCTACAAGGAAGGTGCATATCCAAGACCTTCTGTCGGCTCTTCGCAGGGGACGATATGCAGCTATGGCAAGCAAAGTTCAATCTTGCATCCGCTCGGTAAAGACAGGGGACAAGGATATCAAGAAGATGATGACTAGCAAGCATGGACCTCTTTCTTCCATCAAAGAGAATTCCGATCTTTTCATTGTCGTCAGACTGTTGAGAGAATCAAGAGAGATCACCGCGTCTCTCCTCCAATCAGTGTTGTCATTCTTGTGCAATCAAATTGTCAGGCCAAAGTCCAGCAATTGGTCTTTTGTCTCGAAGGCATTTAACAAGAAGAAAGTTGCATGCGAGGAGTGGCAAGAGGTTGCCAACTTTGCATTCGCTTCTTATTCTTGCAAGGATATGGACAATGAGCGCGTTTCAAGGATACGAAAGCAATTGCAAACTTTAGAGGCCAATATCGAAGGCCTGGAGAATGGAGTCGATTTCTTATTCAGGCGGCTGATCCAAACAAGAGTCGCTCCTCTAAATGTCCTCAGCTCATAA